A genomic stretch from Bosea sp. F3-2 includes:
- a CDS encoding ABC transporter ATP-binding protein, producing the protein MKIGRVTDDTLALFARVWREQIKSYLPQMLMILGLVVVIAATTSFYPLLIKAAFDAFADPLTAESTGFVRRMERLVSKSIGYEIGVVNAVAVVVVIVTAIKGFSLLTQTVMTNKVVSRIEADMQTALYGHLIDADLAQLQKENPASLTQRFTTDFTFVKEALTRIVNIAIRDVVTAIALVGALFWIDWKMTLVVVLIAPIIAHPIGRIGRKLRRMASSQQEQTGIMASLVTESLQGARVAKTDSLEPYLKQRATSAFETIRTLKVKAANARGRLDPLLEVGGGIAVAGVLAAIGVRITSGASTVGDFTGYVSALLLAAQPMRSLGNLNAIVQEAGASLKRYYALIDEKPLIVNRPNAKPLAVAAGEVAFRHLRFRYREDQRALEGIDLLARGGKTTALVGRSGSGKSTLLALVPRLHDPVEGRIEIDGQDLRGVTLESLRHQIGVVSQDVVLFDDTVRANIAFGRPGATQEDIVAAAKAAAAHDFIMAMPGGYDASVGERGHKLSGGERQRIAIARAMLKDAPILLLDEATSALDTESERLVQQALAKLMKGRTTIVIAHRLSTIREADLIVVMDEGKVVETGSHDELLARDGAYARLHRMQFLES; encoded by the coding sequence GAGCTTTTATCCACTGCTGATCAAGGCGGCCTTCGATGCCTTCGCCGATCCGCTGACGGCCGAATCGACGGGTTTCGTGCGCCGCATGGAGCGGCTGGTCTCGAAGTCGATCGGCTACGAGATCGGCGTGGTGAACGCCGTGGCAGTGGTCGTGGTGATCGTCACCGCAATCAAGGGCTTCTCGCTGCTCACCCAGACGGTGATGACCAACAAGGTCGTCAGCCGAATCGAGGCGGACATGCAGACGGCGCTCTACGGCCACCTGATCGATGCCGACCTCGCGCAGCTCCAGAAGGAGAACCCCGCTTCGCTCACCCAGCGCTTCACCACCGACTTCACCTTCGTCAAGGAGGCGCTGACGCGCATCGTCAACATCGCGATCCGCGACGTGGTGACGGCGATCGCGCTCGTCGGCGCGCTGTTCTGGATCGATTGGAAGATGACGCTGGTGGTGGTGCTGATCGCTCCGATCATTGCGCACCCGATCGGCCGGATCGGCCGCAAGCTGCGGCGTATGGCGAGCTCGCAGCAGGAACAGACCGGCATCATGGCGAGCCTCGTCACCGAGAGCCTGCAGGGGGCCCGCGTCGCCAAGACGGATTCGCTGGAGCCCTATCTGAAACAGCGCGCGACCAGCGCCTTCGAGACGATCCGGACGCTGAAGGTCAAGGCAGCCAACGCGCGGGGCCGGCTCGACCCGCTGCTCGAGGTCGGTGGCGGCATCGCGGTGGCCGGTGTGCTCGCCGCCATCGGCGTGCGCATCACCTCGGGGGCGTCCACGGTCGGTGATTTCACCGGCTATGTCTCGGCGCTGTTGCTCGCGGCGCAGCCGATGCGCTCTCTCGGCAACCTCAACGCCATCGTCCAGGAGGCCGGCGCTTCGCTGAAGCGCTATTACGCGCTGATCGACGAGAAGCCGCTCATCGTCAATCGACCGAATGCCAAGCCTCTGGCGGTGGCGGCCGGCGAGGTCGCTTTCCGCCATCTGCGCTTCCGCTATCGCGAGGACCAGCGCGCGCTGGAGGGCATCGATCTCTTGGCGCGTGGCGGAAAGACGACCGCGCTGGTTGGCCGTTCCGGCTCCGGCAAGTCGACGCTGCTCGCATTGGTGCCGCGCCTGCACGATCCGGTCGAGGGGCGGATCGAGATCGACGGGCAAGATCTACGTGGCGTCACGCTCGAGAGCCTGCGCCATCAGATCGGCGTCGTCAGCCAGGACGTGGTGCTTTTCGACGATACCGTGCGCGCCAACATTGCTTTCGGCCGCCCTGGAGCAACACAGGAAGACATCGTCGCGGCCGCGAAGGCTGCGGCGGCGCATGACTTCATCATGGCGATGCCGGGTGGCTACGACGCCTCGGTGGGCGAGCGTGGCCACAAGCTCTCGGGCGGTGAACGCCAGCGCATCGCCATCGCCCGTGCGATGTTGAAGGACGCGCCGATCCTCCTGCTCGACGAGGCGACGAGCGCGCTCGACACCGAATCCGAACGCCTCGTCCAGCAGGCGCTGGCGAAGCTGATGAAGGGCCGCACCACCATCGTCATCGCGCACCGGCTCTCGACCATCCGCGAGGCGGATCTGATCGTCGTGATGGATGAGGGCAAGGTCGTCGAGACCGGCAGTCACGACGAGCTTCTGGCCCGCGACGGAGCCTATGCCCGACTGCATCGGATGCAATTTCTGGAGAGCTGA